A window of Microcystis aeruginosa FD4 contains these coding sequences:
- a CDS encoding dihem cytochrome c family protein, whose translation MPSSGQVKSIFFLILFLLSILGGILLASLLKQPAIAQSPSSDTVLNRYQIGEQTYLENCATCHIAIPPSILPSQTWKKILENPNSHYGIRLKPIVGITQRLIWDYLSYSSRPVSETTFVPLLIEQSSYLKVLHPRVNLPTPLGHTTCVTCHPNASRYDYQTLTPIWDNAA comes from the coding sequence ATGCCTTCCAGCGGTCAAGTGAAATCGATTTTTTTTCTTATCCTCTTTCTCCTCAGTATTCTAGGGGGTATTCTACTGGCTTCGCTACTTAAACAACCAGCGATCGCCCAATCTCCCTCCTCGGATACAGTGCTGAATCGTTATCAAATTGGAGAGCAAACCTATCTAGAAAATTGTGCCACTTGCCATATTGCCATTCCTCCGAGCATCCTACCGAGTCAAACTTGGAAAAAAATCCTAGAAAATCCTAATTCTCACTATGGTATCCGTTTAAAACCAATTGTTGGCATTACTCAGCGTCTTATCTGGGATTATCTCAGTTATTCTTCCCGCCCTGTTAGCGAGACTACTTTTGTTCCCCTCTTAATTGAACAGTCCAGCTATTTAAAAGTTTTGCACCCTAGGGTCAATTTACCCACTCCTCTCGGTCACACCACCTGTGTCACCTGTCATCCCAACGCTTCCCGCTACGATTATCAGACCCTTACCCCCATCTGGGATAATGCAGCCTAA
- a CDS encoding bluetail domain-containing putative surface protein: MTSTPLPIFPAVDDVLFDFAQSDGFWANLETAFGTNYDVVKATELRQQWQSRNFSQLPSIEVLSDEVLGTANGAYSNSTNKIYLSASFLNTASSAAIINVILEEIGHYVDAQINQVDRAGDEGAIFAELVQGGALSDSQLALLRAENDWATMIIDGQLTAVEQSNPTPALVASYQGLRNAWDVRVVGNYAYLADFSTTTADLKIVNISTPAAPVLVSQSNATNVISDVDFSNGYVYAADGTSGLRVIDVSNPSSPNLKSTYNSPGDAQDVKIVGNYAYVADGTSGLQIVNISNPNSPVLQGTAGISIGVIGSVSSVDVVGNYAYIVNKGSSTGRLQIINISNPASPTKSGEYSFVLEGFVSNVQVLGNYAYISAGNRGLKIIDISNPASPVLQGEYYYNSGAEAYDVQVVGKYAYVVFGLTGLEIIDISNPSSPTLAGSYDPITTYYGMPVTNTATSVEVVNNYAYLTVQAAKDLGGLWILDVSQFTGTNQPPSVGLAVSPASVTEDGTTNLVYTFTRSGSTTNALTVNYTIGGTATLNTDYTRTGTNNTVTFAANSSTATVTIDPTPDTIVEPDETVILTLAAGTGYTVGTTNAATGTITNDDTSVTLAVSPASVTEDGTANLVYTFTRTGSTTNSLTVNYTVGGTATNGTDYASIPTSVTFAANSATAKVTIDPTADTTVEPDETVILTLATGTGYTIGTTTAVTGTITNDDISVTPIEAFGNTKLVKDATNKLYAQIGNNNPIAIKNGGTQITTNIYSGWQTLAAETVNGVNQVLWKYNDGNYLHLWTLDSNWNWQSSTGWWGLNSSEAFTQETNFQQDFNSDGVIGQPFTPIEAFGNTKLVKDATNKLYAQIGNNNPIAIKNGGTQITTNIYPGWQTLAAETVNGVNQVLWKYNDGNYLHLWSLDNNWNWQSSTGWWGLNSPEAFTQETNFQQDFNGDNQIGNPFTPIEAFGNTKLVKDATNKLYAQIGNNNPIAIKNGGTQITTNIYSGWQTLAAETVNGVNQVLWKYNDGNYLHLWTLDNNWNWQSSTGWWGLNSSEAFTQETNFQQDFNGDNKIGNPLPNIASSLAVSANVPEPIIGSSNDDILTGTADNDILIGGLGNDTLNGAAGLDTLTGGVGTDIFIFQFSQSTAAALDRVTDFAIGDDKIDLLSQAGAAINAPVAFTQATNSTTTNINTIVTNVFTDANGATAGNQALGINSAVLVRDNSSSTYLIINDGTAGFQSANDLVINLTGLTGSLPALGTIAVNSFFV; encoded by the coding sequence ATGACTTCTACCCCGTTGCCGATTTTTCCTGCTGTTGACGATGTTTTGTTCGATTTCGCTCAATCTGATGGCTTTTGGGCGAATTTAGAAACCGCTTTTGGCACAAATTATGATGTGGTTAAGGCGACAGAATTACGACAACAGTGGCAAAGTCGAAATTTCAGTCAACTTCCCTCAATTGAGGTACTCAGTGATGAGGTTTTGGGGACGGCGAATGGTGCATATTCCAACAGTACGAATAAGATTTATTTATCAGCATCTTTTTTAAATACGGCTTCGTCAGCAGCGATAATTAATGTAATTTTAGAAGAAATTGGCCATTATGTGGATGCTCAAATTAATCAGGTGGATAGAGCCGGAGATGAGGGGGCAATTTTTGCAGAGTTGGTACAGGGGGGCGCTCTGTCTGATTCTCAGTTGGCTTTATTACGAGCGGAGAATGATTGGGCAACGATGATAATTGATGGTCAGTTAACGGCGGTCGAGCAGTCAAATCCCACTCCTGCTTTGGTTGCAAGCTACCAGGGTCTTCGCAATGCCTGGGATGTTCGAGTTGTAGGCAACTATGCCTACCTCGCCGATTTTTCAACAACGACAGCAGATTTGAAAATTGTTAATATCAGCACTCCTGCTGCTCCGGTACTGGTAAGCCAGTCTAACGCAACTAATGTTATTTCTGATGTAGATTTTTCTAATGGCTATGTGTATGCAGCAGATGGCACTTCAGGATTACGAGTGATTGATGTTAGTAACCCTTCTTCTCCAAACTTGAAAAGCACGTACAATTCTCCAGGTGATGCTCAAGATGTGAAAATAGTTGGCAATTATGCCTATGTGGCAGACGGAACTTCAGGATTACAGATTGTTAACATCAGCAACCCAAATTCTCCTGTTCTCCAAGGAACTGCTGGAATATCTATTGGTGTTATTGGTTCAGTTTCTTCCGTAGATGTGGTTGGTAATTATGCTTACATTGTCAACAAGGGTTCGTCTACCGGAAGGCTGCAAATTATCAATATTAGTAATCCGGCCTCACCTACAAAATCAGGTGAGTATTCATTTGTCTTGGAAGGGTTTGTTTCCAATGTTCAAGTTTTAGGCAATTACGCTTATATATCTGCTGGAAACCGAGGACTGAAAATTATTGACATCAGTAACCCAGCATCTCCTGTCTTGCAAGGCGAATATTATTACAACTCCGGCGCTGAAGCTTATGATGTCCAAGTAGTTGGTAAGTATGCCTACGTTGTTTTTGGTTTAACAGGATTGGAAATTATTGACATTAGCAACCCATCTTCACCCACTTTAGCAGGGTCTTATGATCCAATAACAACATACTATGGGATGCCCGTTACTAACACAGCTACGAGTGTCGAAGTCGTCAATAATTATGCCTATCTAACTGTTCAAGCAGCGAAAGACCTAGGCGGTTTATGGATTCTAGATGTAAGTCAATTTACTGGGACAAATCAGCCTCCAAGTGTTGGTCTTGCGGTTTCTCCCGCAAGTGTGACAGAAGACGGGACAACCAACTTAGTCTATACCTTCACTCGTAGCGGTTCCACAACAAATGCTTTAACAGTCAATTACACCATCGGGGGGACAGCTACCCTTAATACAGATTACACTCGTACAGGGACTAACAATACTGTCACCTTTGCTGCTAATTCATCAACTGCTACCGTAACAATTGACCCCACTCCTGACACAATAGTTGAACCCGATGAAACCGTTATTTTAACCCTTGCTGCGGGTACAGGTTATACAGTAGGGACTACCAACGCAGCCACGGGAACAATTACCAATGACGATACCAGTGTCACCCTAGCAGTTTCCCCCGCAAGCGTCACCGAAGACGGGACAGCTAATCTGGTTTATACCTTCACTCGTACTGGTTCCACAACTAATTCTTTAACGGTTAACTATACAGTTGGGGGGACAGCAACCAATGGAACCGATTACGCTTCTATTCCCACCAGTGTCACCTTTGCGGCTAATTCAGCGACTGCTAAAGTAACAATTGACCCCACTGCGGATACCACAGTTGAACCCGATGAAACTGTCATTTTAACCCTCGCGACCGGGACAGGTTATACGATAGGTACTACCACCGCAGTTACGGGGACAATCACCAATGATGATATCAGTGTTACCCCAATCGAAGCTTTCGGTAACACCAAATTAGTCAAAGACGCGACTAATAAACTTTACGCTCAAATTGGTAATAACAATCCCATCGCCATTAAAAATGGGGGGACTCAGATTACCACAAATATCTACTCAGGTTGGCAAACTCTAGCAGCAGAAACCGTCAACGGAGTCAATCAAGTTTTATGGAAGTATAACGATGGAAACTACCTCCACCTGTGGACTTTAGATAGTAACTGGAATTGGCAATCTTCCACTGGATGGTGGGGATTAAACTCATCGGAAGCTTTTACTCAAGAAACCAACTTCCAACAAGATTTTAATAGTGATGGAGTCATTGGTCAACCCTTCACCCCAATCGAAGCTTTCGGTAACACCAAATTAGTCAAAGACGCAACTAACAAACTTTACGCTCAAATTGGTAATAATAACCCCATCGCCATCAAAAATGGGGGGACTCAGATTACCACAAATATCTACCCAGGTTGGCAAACTTTGGCTGCTGAAACCGTCAATGGAGTCAATCAAGTTTTATGGAAGTATAACGATGGAAACTACCTCCATCTGTGGAGTTTAGATAATAATTGGAATTGGCAATCTTCCACTGGATGGTGGGGATTAAACTCTCCTGAAGCATTCACCCAAGAAACCAATTTCCAACAAGACTTTAATGGTGATAATCAGATTGGTAATCCCTTCACCCCAATCGAAGCTTTCGGTAACACCAAATTAGTCAAAGACGCAACTAACAAACTTTACGCTCAAATTGGTAATAATAACCCCATCGCTATCAAAAATGGGGGGACTCAGATTACCACAAATATCTACTCAGGTTGGCAAACTTTGGCTGCTGAAACCGTCAATGGAGTCAATCAAGTTTTATGGAAGTATAACGATGGTAATTATCTGCATCTGTGGACTTTAGATAATAACTGGAATTGGCAATCTTCCACCGGATGGTGGGGATTAAACTCATCGGAAGCTTTTACTCAAGAAACCAACTTCCAACAAGATTTTAACGGTGATAATAAGATTGGTAATCCCTTACCCAATATAGCTAGTAGTCTAGCGGTTTCTGCTAACGTCCCAGAACCCATTATCGGGTCATCAAACGATGATATTCTCACTGGTACTGCGGACAATGATATTCTAATTGGTGGCTTAGGTAATGATACCCTCAATGGTGCTGCCGGACTCGATACTTTAACCGGTGGGGTGGGGACAGACATCTTCATCTTCCAATTTAGTCAGTCCACCGCGGCAGCCCTAGACCGAGTTACGGATTTTGCTATTGGTGATGATAAAATTGACCTGCTTAGTCAAGCTGGTGCGGCAATTAATGCCCCGGTCGCTTTTACCCAGGCAACAAATAGCACCACGACCAATATTAACACCATTGTTACTAACGTCTTCACCGATGCTAATGGGGCAACAGCCGGAAATCAAGCTCTCGGAATTAACAGTGCTGTTTTAGTGCGGGACAATAGTTCTTCTACTTACCTAATTATCAACGACGGTACGGCGGGTTTCCAAAGTGCTAATGATTTGGTGATTAATCTCACCGGATTAACGGGTAGTTTACCGGCGCTCGGCACTATTGCGGTCAATAGTTTCTTTGTCTAA
- a CDS encoding MogA/MoaB family molybdenum cofactor biosynthesis protein, which translates to MTFIPHPDTAPLHLTCAVVTVSDTRTPETDRSGQIIQELLTRSGHDIGLYLIIPDEPLQIQAILPEISNQNQIKVLILNGGTGIAPRDSTYDALVPLLRITLPGFGELFRYLSYQEIGSRAMASRAIAGVYQNLLVFSIPGSTNAVKLALEKLILPEILHLVKQMNG; encoded by the coding sequence ATGACCTTTATTCCCCATCCCGACACCGCCCCCCTTCACCTTACCTGTGCCGTAGTCACGGTGAGCGATACTCGTACCCCAGAGACGGATAGGAGTGGACAAATAATTCAAGAGTTACTAACTCGATCGGGTCATGATATCGGTCTATACTTAATTATCCCTGATGAACCCTTACAAATTCAAGCAATCTTACCAGAGATTAGCAATCAAAATCAGATAAAAGTCTTAATTCTCAATGGGGGTACTGGTATTGCTCCCAGAGACAGCACCTATGATGCTTTAGTCCCTTTATTAAGGATCACTTTGCCCGGTTTTGGCGAATTATTTCGTTATCTCAGCTATCAGGAAATCGGCTCTCGTGCCATGGCATCGAGGGCAATAGCTGGGGTTTATCAAAACTTATTAGTCTTTTCTATCCCCGGTTCCACTAATGCCGTTAAATTAGCCCTAGAAAAACTGATTCTTCCCGAAATCTTACATCTGGTTAAACAGATGAATGGATAA
- a CDS encoding RNA-guided endonuclease InsQ/TnpB family protein: protein MEKAYSFRFYPTPEQESLLRRTLGCVRLVYNKALHLRTQAWYERQERVGYAQTSSMLTDWKKQEELDFLNEVSCVPLQQGLRHLQTAFTNFFAGRTKYPNFKKKHQGGSAEFTKSAFKFKDKQIYLAKCTEPLPIRWSRQIPESCEPSTVTVRLHPSGRWHISIRFDDPTIKPLPVTDKAIGIDLGISSLVITSDGDKVSNPKHFKKHYQRLRRASKSLSRKQKGSKNREKARIKVAKIHAKITDSRKDHLHKLTTQLVRENQTIVVENLAVKNLVKNPKLSQAISDVSWGEITRQLAYKCRWYGRNYIEVDRWFPSSKRCSNCGYIAEKMPLNVREWDCPDCGTHHDRDINASKNILAAGLAVSVCRATIRPEQSKSVKAGAEPRKGKKQKPKS, encoded by the coding sequence ATGGAAAAAGCCTATTCGTTTCGATTTTACCCCACACCAGAACAAGAGTCCCTATTGCGGCGCACTTTGGGCTGTGTAAGATTGGTTTACAATAAGGCACTCCATCTCAGAACACAAGCATGGTACGAAAGACAAGAAAGAGTAGGATATGCTCAAACTTCTTCAATGTTGACCGATTGGAAAAAGCAAGAAGAATTAGACTTTCTCAATGAAGTTAGCTGTGTACCTTTACAACAAGGGTTAAGACATTTACAAACAGCTTTCACTAATTTCTTTGCTGGTCGTACTAAGTATCCTAACTTTAAGAAAAAACATCAGGGAGGAAGTGCCGAATTTACTAAGTCAGCTTTTAAATTTAAAGACAAACAAATTTATTTAGCCAAATGCACAGAACCTTTACCTATTCGATGGTCAAGACAAATCCCAGAAAGCTGTGAACCAAGTACAGTAACAGTCAGATTACATCCCTCAGGACGTTGGCATATCTCAATTAGATTTGATGACCCAACAATTAAGCCATTACCAGTAACAGATAAAGCCATCGGAATTGACTTAGGAATTAGTAGCCTTGTGATTACCAGCGATGGTGACAAAGTATCTAATCCTAAGCATTTTAAAAAGCATTATCAGAGACTGCGAAGAGCATCGAAAAGCCTTTCTAGAAAACAGAAAGGGTCAAAGAATCGAGAAAAGGCAAGAATCAAAGTAGCCAAAATTCACGCCAAAATCACCGATAGTAGAAAAGACCATTTACACAAGCTAACCACTCAATTAGTTCGTGAAAACCAAACGATTGTGGTTGAGAATTTAGCCGTCAAGAATCTGGTCAAAAACCCGAAATTATCTCAGGCAATATCTGACGTTAGTTGGGGAGAAATTACCCGACAATTAGCCTATAAATGCCGTTGGTATGGGAGAAATTACATCGAAGTAGATAGATGGTTTCCTAGTTCTAAGCGGTGTAGTAATTGCGGGTATATTGCTGAGAAGATGCCGTTAAATGTTCGAGAGTGGGACTGTCCAGACTGCGGGACGCACCATGACCGAGATATTAACGCCAGTAAAAACATTTTGGCCGCAGGACTTGCGGTGTCAGTCTGTAGAGCGACCATAAGACCAGAACAGAGTAAATCTGTTAAGGCAGGTGCGGAACCCCGCAAGGGAAAGAAGCAGAAACCTAAATCGTGA
- a CDS encoding helix-turn-helix domain-containing protein: MTGIMSQLSPLQAEQIKEIGTYLRQKREESCLSIDDIAALTMIRVPMLEALETGNWQKLPELIYVKGFIKRYGDALKIDGKALADRLSPSAEQLAQEVTIPKTLPTKVTPIPKAEPASPKVERVKPEKPTPETGPQPAKSGSFGMYLWLGLLAGIFCGIGYLFLRPPLSNPPAVTPSPSPVVSPAPVVPPAPVASPSPSPQPKVPLSAEVTIEQAAWVRVIADGKKVHEGTLQPGTKQTWKAQKSLKIRSGNAGGVKISLNEKPAQLMGKAGQIGEITLTAPPLSDQ; encoded by the coding sequence ATGACTGGAATTATGAGTCAACTCAGTCCCCTACAAGCCGAACAAATCAAGGAAATCGGGACTTATTTACGTCAAAAACGGGAAGAAAGCTGCCTGAGCATAGACGATATCGCCGCCCTGACGATGATTAGAGTACCAATGCTAGAAGCGTTGGAAACGGGGAATTGGCAGAAATTACCAGAATTAATTTATGTCAAGGGATTTATCAAACGCTACGGTGATGCCCTAAAAATTGATGGTAAAGCTTTAGCCGATCGCTTGTCTCCTAGTGCGGAACAATTAGCCCAAGAGGTAACTATCCCGAAAACACTGCCCACAAAAGTTACCCCTATCCCCAAGGCTGAACCCGCTTCCCCAAAAGTGGAACGGGTGAAACCAGAAAAACCAACCCCAGAAACTGGCCCCCAACCGGCTAAATCAGGCTCTTTCGGGATGTATCTCTGGCTAGGCTTGCTGGCGGGCATATTTTGCGGTATTGGCTATCTTTTCCTCCGTCCCCCTCTCTCTAATCCCCCTGCCGTTACTCCCTCTCCTTCCCCCGTGGTTTCCCCCGCGCCGGTAGTCCCTCCCGCGCCGGTAGCCTCTCCTTCCCCTTCTCCTCAGCCAAAAGTTCCCCTCTCAGCTGAGGTAACTATTGAACAGGCCGCTTGGGTAAGGGTAATTGCCGATGGCAAAAAAGTCCATGAAGGCACTCTCCAACCCGGTACTAAACAAACTTGGAAAGCCCAAAAGAGTTTAAAAATTCGATCCGGCAATGCTGGCGGTGTTAAAATCTCTCTTAACGAAAAACCCGCCCAATTAATGGGTAAAGCTGGCCAAATCGGCGAAATCACCCTAACTGCACCTCCTCTCAGTGATCAGTAA
- a CDS encoding ATP phosphoribosyltransferase regulatory subunit — protein sequence MIHQPPAGTRDLLPLEVTQKGWINDRLQSVFQRWGYQRIVTSTIEWLDTLTAGGAIDPGTVIQLHGDSQGLSGLRPELTASIARSAVTRMSGESYPQRLCYRANVFRRPSAGYHGRQVEFYQAGVELLFSGGLLADAEILLLLADCFDSLAFPNWQIILGEAGLTRSLLSPFPGPLREQVKRCLALLDYVSLENLPYPNETLRQQARQLFQLRGNPHDVLAQVAVLAQEESAQKAVNNLKSLVELLNADRSRPFPLILDLSLIQTFDYYTGIVFQAVSDHQQNLSILGQGGRYDQLLGVFHPQGQSAPGIGFSLNIEELHESLLSGQTLPSQAPPLDWLLIPLGNNAQIATFSQARSLRTSDPNLRVAIDLGGRSEAQIRTYARDRMIKNLAWVQEDGSVSEESL from the coding sequence ATGATTCATCAACCCCCGGCGGGGACAAGGGATTTATTACCCCTAGAAGTTACCCAAAAAGGCTGGATTAACGATCGCCTTCAGTCTGTCTTTCAGCGTTGGGGCTATCAAAGGATTGTCACCTCCACCATTGAATGGCTCGATACCCTCACCGCAGGCGGTGCGATCGATCCGGGCACCGTGATCCAACTGCACGGGGATAGTCAAGGACTATCGGGATTACGCCCTGAATTAACCGCTTCCATTGCCCGTAGTGCCGTCACCCGCATGAGTGGGGAGTCCTATCCCCAACGTCTCTGTTATCGGGCTAACGTTTTTCGTCGCCCTAGCGCCGGTTATCACGGTCGTCAAGTGGAATTCTATCAAGCGGGGGTAGAATTGCTCTTTTCTGGCGGTTTACTAGCTGATGCCGAGATTTTACTGCTCTTGGCTGACTGTTTCGATAGTTTGGCCTTCCCTAACTGGCAGATTATTCTAGGAGAAGCGGGTTTGACTCGTTCCCTACTTTCTCCTTTTCCCGGTCCCTTGCGGGAACAGGTGAAACGCTGTTTAGCCCTCCTTGACTACGTTAGCCTCGAAAATCTTCCCTATCCCAACGAAACCCTCCGGCAGCAAGCCCGACAATTATTTCAGCTGCGCGGTAATCCTCACGATGTCCTCGCACAAGTGGCAGTATTAGCCCAGGAAGAATCGGCCCAAAAAGCCGTTAATAACCTTAAATCCCTAGTAGAGCTGCTTAATGCCGATCGCTCTAGGCCTTTCCCCCTAATTCTCGATTTAAGTCTGATTCAAACCTTTGATTACTACACTGGCATCGTTTTTCAAGCCGTTAGTGATCACCAGCAAAATCTCAGTATTTTAGGCCAGGGCGGACGCTATGATCAATTATTGGGCGTTTTTCATCCCCAGGGTCAATCGGCTCCGGGTATCGGTTTTTCCCTGAATATCGAAGAACTGCACGAAAGTTTATTATCAGGGCAGACTTTACCCAGTCAAGCTCCTCCCCTCGACTGGTTACTTATCCCTTTGGGTAATAACGCCCAGATAGCGACTTTTAGTCAAGCTCGCTCCCTTCGCACCAGTGATCCGAATCTGAGGGTGGCGATCGATTTAGGGGGTCGCAGCGAGGCACAAATTCGCACCTATGCCCGCGATCGAATGATTAAAAATCTCGCCTGGGTGCAGGAAGATGGTTCCGTGAGCGAAGAATCTCTCTAA
- the tnpB gene encoding IS200/IS605 family element RNA-guided endonuclease TnpB: protein MYKAYKFRIYPNTEQEIALAKSFGCCRWFWNYSLNLCQETYKATGKGLTRNYIQGLLPSLKKEYEWLTDAYSQCLQVVALNLSQAYQNFFEKRARLPRFKSKHGKQSISYPANVKFEGDYLKLPGKVGLVYCVRHREFAGTIKTVTISKNPDGKYYASILVDDGLDSLETSTDGKAIGIDLGLTHFAITSNGSKYDNPKHFAKHQRNLKRKQQKLSRKKKGSNNRQKARRKVAKVHYKISRCREDFLHKLSRKIVNENQVIAVENLNVKAIVRNHNLAKAISDCGWGMFCTMLKYKAEWEGKTYIEVDRFFPSSKTCHVCLNQVGSLPLDVRIWTCEHCQTTHDRDINAAINIRDEALRILSLGTSDTAYRGDIRPKAGRKSVLRQSPLK from the coding sequence ATGTATAAAGCATACAAATTCAGGATATACCCCAATACCGAGCAAGAAATAGCCTTAGCAAAAAGCTTTGGTTGTTGTCGTTGGTTTTGGAATTATTCATTGAATTTATGCCAAGAAACCTATAAAGCAACAGGAAAAGGACTGACAAGAAACTATATTCAGGGACTATTGCCTAGTCTCAAAAAAGAATATGAGTGGTTGACAGATGCTTATTCCCAGTGCTTGCAGGTTGTTGCTTTGAACTTATCTCAAGCTTATCAAAACTTCTTTGAAAAACGGGCGAGATTACCAAGATTCAAATCTAAACATGGTAAACAATCAATTAGCTATCCCGCTAATGTCAAATTTGAAGGAGACTACCTCAAATTACCTGGTAAAGTTGGATTAGTTTATTGTGTTCGTCATCGGGAATTTGCAGGAACAATTAAAACCGTTACTATCTCAAAAAACCCAGACGGTAAATACTACGCTTCTATTTTAGTTGATGACGGATTAGATTCTCTTGAGACATCAACGGATGGAAAAGCGATAGGAATTGATTTAGGATTAACTCATTTTGCTATTACCAGTAATGGCAGTAAATATGATAACCCTAAACATTTTGCTAAACATCAACGCAATTTAAAACGTAAACAACAAAAGCTTTCTCGTAAAAAGAAAGGAAGTAACAACCGTCAAAAAGCTAGACGTAAAGTAGCTAAAGTTCACTATAAAATCTCAAGATGCCGTGAGGATTTTCTCCACAAGCTATCCCGTAAGATAGTTAACGAAAACCAAGTTATTGCTGTAGAAAACCTCAATGTTAAAGCCATAGTACGCAATCATAATTTAGCTAAGGCTATTAGTGATTGTGGTTGGGGAATGTTTTGTACAATGCTTAAATACAAGGCAGAATGGGAGGGGAAAACCTATATCGAAGTTGATAGGTTTTTTCCTAGTTCTAAAACTTGTCATGTCTGTCTAAATCAAGTGGGTAGTTTGCCGCTTGATGTTAGAATATGGACTTGTGAACATTGTCAAACAACCCATGACCGGGACATAAATGCGGCGATAAATATCAGAGATGAAGCCTTACGGATACTGTCGTTAGGAACTAGCGATACTGCCTATAGAGGGGATATAAGACCAAAAGCTGGGCGTAAGTCTGTCTTGAGGCAATCCCCCTTGAAATAG
- a CDS encoding J domain-containing protein has protein sequence MTFPISQGLFQYDLIDHFAILGVSIDAGHQEIRQRYLKIAYKLHPDTCRIYTPAERERANQLLSKLVNPAYEHLGRDLSREEFRLTLAQMGKAMARDLSKITINSEPARKLAQSSANYELAYQKILQSLAIDQYTALENTDQKIAQLSELNMVYLMLTEGQGNRKTPPKVFISQGNPNNQSELVRAAVTTAAPAKAKESPLEAYIRRAQASLDQNNPAQALRELRDALREEPDNSICHALLGLAYLRQNQLSMARVHINRAWKANPQDATVIRSKRELDKVINSNTEMQDQKGQKEEGERKGGFWSRFGGKKK, from the coding sequence ATGACTTTTCCAATTTCCCAGGGATTATTTCAATATGATTTAATCGATCACTTCGCTATTTTAGGAGTCTCGATCGATGCCGGGCATCAGGAGATTCGCCAGCGTTACTTAAAAATCGCCTATAAACTCCATCCCGATACCTGTCGCATTTACACCCCCGCCGAAAGGGAACGGGCTAATCAGTTACTTTCAAAATTAGTTAACCCCGCCTACGAACATCTAGGCCGCGACCTATCTCGCGAAGAATTTCGGCTTACTTTAGCACAAATGGGCAAGGCAATGGCGAGAGATTTGAGTAAAATCACCATCAATAGCGAACCAGCTAGAAAACTAGCCCAATCTAGTGCTAACTATGAATTAGCCTATCAAAAAATCCTGCAATCTTTGGCGATCGATCAATATACCGCCCTAGAAAATACCGATCAGAAAATCGCCCAACTTAGTGAACTCAACATGGTTTATCTGATGTTAACCGAAGGTCAGGGCAACAGGAAAACCCCCCCGAAAGTCTTTATCTCCCAAGGCAATCCTAACAACCAGTCCGAGTTAGTTAGAGCGGCTGTAACCACGGCAGCCCCAGCTAAAGCCAAAGAATCGCCCCTAGAAGCCTATATTCGCCGCGCCCAAGCCTCTCTTGACCAAAATAATCCCGCCCAAGCTTTGCGAGAATTGCGCGATGCCCTGCGGGAAGAACCGGATAATAGCATCTGTCACGCCCTTCTCGGTTTAGCCTACCTGCGACAAAATCAACTCTCCATGGCCCGGGTTCATATCAATCGCGCCTGGAAAGCCAACCCCCAAGATGCGACGGTGATTAGGAGCAAACGGGAACTAGATAAAGTAATTAATTCTAATACTGAAATGCAAGACCAGAAAGGACAAAAAGAGGAAGGAGAGCGCAAGGGCGGTTTTTGGTCTCGATTTGGTGGTAAAAAGAAATAG